One genomic segment of Pseudomonadota bacterium includes these proteins:
- the prmA gene encoding 50S ribosomal protein L11 methyltransferase codes for MPQLALTLSLDGLDAERVEEACFEFGALAVSYTDQRDDPILEPAPGEFRLWPHSRLQALFSFDCSPQEIVAGLSHVLRLEPQRISVETLADRVWEREWLRDFHPMSFGRRLWVAPHHSHVHTEGAVIVRLDPGLAFGTGTHATTAMCLSWLDENAQTGDLAIDYGCGSGVLAVAAVKLGAREAHAYDIDPQALTATHDNAAANGVETQVRVVDADAKLPAGGVDILLANILCGPLCELAPRFAALTRPGGKIVLAGLLSNQADEVTRAHAPWFDIEPFASRDGWTALAGTRVMDKTGHRA; via the coding sequence GTGCCGCAGCTAGCTCTCACCTTGTCTCTGGATGGGCTCGATGCCGAGCGCGTCGAGGAGGCCTGCTTCGAATTCGGCGCGCTGGCCGTTTCGTACACCGACCAGCGCGACGACCCGATCCTCGAGCCCGCACCCGGGGAATTCCGGCTCTGGCCGCATTCGCGCCTGCAGGCGCTGTTCTCGTTCGACTGCTCGCCGCAGGAGATCGTCGCAGGGCTCTCGCACGTGCTGCGCCTCGAGCCGCAACGCATCTCGGTCGAGACACTCGCGGATCGCGTCTGGGAGCGCGAGTGGCTGCGCGATTTTCATCCCATGTCTTTCGGCCGGCGGCTGTGGGTCGCTCCGCATCACTCGCACGTCCACACCGAGGGCGCAGTGATCGTGCGGCTCGATCCCGGACTCGCCTTCGGTACCGGCACACACGCCACCACCGCGATGTGCCTGAGCTGGCTCGATGAGAACGCGCAGACCGGCGATCTCGCCATCGACTACGGCTGCGGCTCGGGCGTGCTGGCGGTCGCGGCCGTGAAGCTCGGCGCGCGCGAAGCGCACGCCTACGACATCGACCCGCAGGCGTTGACTGCGACCCACGACAACGCGGCGGCGAATGGCGTCGAAACGCAGGTGCGCGTCGTCGACGCGGACGCGAAACTTCCCGCGGGCGGCGTCGACATCCTGCTGGCTAACATCCTGTGCGGCCCGCTGTGCGAGCTGGCGCCACGCTTCGCCGCACTGACGCGCCCGGGCGGAAAAATCGTGCTCGCCGGCCTGCTCAGCAACCAGGCCGACGAGGTGACACGCGCGCACGCGCCGTGGTTTGATATCGAGCCTTTCGCGTCCCGCGATGGCTGGACGGCTCTCGCCGGCACCCGCGTGATGGATAAAACCGGACACCGCGCATGA
- a CDS encoding suppressor of fused domain protein, translating to MNGILRKIAAMIPGLAVSVAAAPATDDVDRRWQAAYSARERYYQAAIGDFPNDILKLPHMTGVWPGGGLFVMRADKLGRDVWAYSTFGLSNVGMPAPVNRLAAAPPDDAAGYGFELMVVARENAEWPLWILQWATNAEILAEAGFMDRVEKHRGVTAAEVKVGPQPADSVNLLISKAQPPLPQGTRLPNGMMEMLIATVITDDEMNWSLSNGREALLKKLLAAGIGQISTRVRSSVLAGRY from the coding sequence ATGAATGGCATTCTGCGGAAGATCGCCGCGATGATTCCCGGGCTCGCAGTCAGTGTCGCTGCCGCGCCGGCCACCGACGATGTGGACCGGCGCTGGCAGGCGGCCTACTCCGCACGCGAGCGTTATTACCAGGCCGCGATCGGTGACTTCCCCAACGACATCCTCAAACTGCCGCACATGACGGGCGTCTGGCCCGGGGGCGGCCTGTTCGTCATGCGTGCCGACAAGTTAGGCAGGGACGTGTGGGCGTACAGCACCTTCGGCCTCTCGAATGTCGGCATGCCAGCACCGGTCAATCGCCTGGCCGCGGCCCCGCCGGATGACGCGGCGGGTTACGGCTTCGAGCTCATGGTCGTGGCGCGCGAGAACGCCGAGTGGCCGCTGTGGATACTGCAGTGGGCCACCAATGCCGAGATTCTCGCCGAGGCCGGTTTCATGGATCGCGTGGAGAAACACCGGGGCGTCACGGCTGCCGAGGTCAAGGTCGGCCCGCAGCCGGCTGACAGCGTGAACCTGCTCATATCAAAAGCGCAGCCGCCGCTTCCACAGGGCACGCGCCTGCCGAATGGCATGATGGAAATGCTCATCGCCACGGTGATCACGGACGACGAAATGAACTGGTCCCTGTCGAACGGCCGCGAAGCACTGCTGAAGAAATTGCTGGCGGCGGGTATCGGCCAGATCAGCACGCGCGTCCGCTCGTCAGTGTTGGCGGGGAGATACTGA
- the dusB gene encoding tRNA dihydrouridine synthase DusB → MRIGPYELSSSIVLAPMAGVTDRPFRQIARTFGAGLAASEMITSDVRLWTTKKTQLRMDHSGEPEPRVVQLAGADPEPLAEAARRNIDLGAQIIDINMGCPAKKVCNRLCGSALLTDETLVAKILSAVVAASSVPVTLKTRTGWSRDQRNGVRIAQLAESCGIAALAIHGRTREDFYDGDAEYETIREIRSRVKIPLFANGDIDSPQKARAVLDFTGATGVMLGRAAHGSPWIFRDVNYFLSHGKIAPALPLQKVRDTILAHLESLYAFYGEETGLRVARKHLGWYFEKLQDAPDVRRELMAASTSASQFALSEKSLDSWLQTSGQATVAAWGGFAASV, encoded by the coding sequence ATGCGTATTGGCCCCTACGAGTTGAGTTCGTCAATCGTGCTCGCGCCGATGGCAGGCGTGACCGATCGGCCATTCCGACAAATCGCCAGGACATTTGGAGCGGGTCTCGCCGCGTCGGAAATGATCACCAGCGATGTGCGTCTTTGGACCACGAAAAAAACACAACTGCGCATGGATCATTCCGGCGAGCCCGAGCCGCGCGTCGTGCAACTCGCTGGTGCAGATCCCGAACCACTCGCCGAAGCCGCACGCCGCAATATCGATCTCGGTGCGCAGATCATCGACATCAACATGGGCTGCCCGGCGAAGAAAGTCTGCAACCGGCTGTGCGGTTCCGCGCTGCTCACCGACGAAACGCTGGTCGCGAAAATTCTTTCCGCGGTGGTCGCCGCATCGAGCGTACCGGTAACCCTGAAGACGCGCACCGGATGGAGCCGCGATCAGCGCAACGGTGTGCGCATCGCGCAACTCGCTGAATCGTGTGGCATCGCAGCGCTCGCGATTCACGGGCGCACACGCGAAGATTTTTACGACGGCGACGCGGAGTACGAAACCATTCGCGAAATCAGATCGCGCGTGAAAATTCCTTTATTCGCAAATGGTGATATTGATTCGCCGCAAAAAGCGCGCGCAGTGCTTGATTTCACCGGAGCAACAGGAGTAATGCTCGGCCGCGCAGCGCATGGCTCACCGTGGATCTTTCGTGATGTCAATTATTTTTTGTCGCACGGAAAAATTGCGCCCGCACTTCCACTCCAGAAAGTGCGTGATACCATCCTCGCGCATCTCGAATCCCTCTACGCTTTTTACGGCGAAGAAACCGGACTTCGAGTCGCACGCAAACACCTCGGTTGGTATTTTGAGAAGTTGCAGGACGCGCCCGATGTTCGTCGGGAGTTGATGGCAGCTTCAACGTCGGCGTCGCAGTTTGCGTTGTCGGAAAAAAGTCTGGATAGCTGGTTGCAGACCAGCGGCCAGGCCACCGTTGCAGCCTGGGGAGGATTTGCAGCGAGTGTTTAA
- a CDS encoding zinc-ribbon and DUF3426 domain-containing protein, with translation MFTICPKCTLTLVVTTVDLRAGQGYVRCGRCANVFNALIALREGEPNGGTSDTANRRLQETTPKLPIEPAFGAGVAIEPESVPPAQEPAPELDLSFIANAGNIEEGSMEFDPVATDVSEIFIDPPARDTDIASGTYEAVVLSEDPQEPATEPELEPVEPTFTDTIASDDWSLLDDTEDGAPADSAAADPATTDETIEQSGAADPPWVEQMFAEAEAVATRSRTGEREALRPAANLDDEPVEVRAARDVAGVSASSGDTALEPLFMPAASGRPAWQYVSGAVLLALLLVVQLLHYNRQSLALSPTLGPAASKVYGWFGVVLVPRWDLLAYSVKQLGADAEGSDGTRLRVRLSVHNESSRVQPLPLVRLTLRDRYGNAVATRDLTPRDYLPPRAADQRLLEPDQRIDAELHVIDPGKAAIGFEIDACLRDESGAIGCANDARRRSAG, from the coding sequence TTGTTCACCATCTGTCCGAAATGCACGCTGACGCTGGTCGTCACCACCGTCGATCTGCGCGCCGGACAGGGCTACGTTCGCTGTGGCCGCTGCGCGAATGTGTTCAACGCGTTGATCGCATTGCGCGAAGGCGAGCCGAACGGCGGCACGTCGGACACTGCCAATCGCCGCCTCCAGGAGACGACGCCGAAACTTCCGATCGAGCCCGCCTTCGGTGCCGGCGTGGCGATAGAACCGGAATCCGTGCCGCCGGCGCAGGAACCTGCCCCCGAACTCGATCTGAGTTTCATCGCCAACGCCGGAAACATCGAAGAAGGTTCGATGGAATTCGATCCGGTTGCGACCGACGTTTCCGAAATCTTCATCGATCCTCCCGCGCGCGACACCGACATCGCCTCGGGCACCTACGAAGCCGTAGTGCTTTCCGAAGATCCGCAAGAGCCGGCGACCGAACCCGAACTCGAACCGGTCGAACCGACATTCACCGACACGATCGCATCCGACGACTGGTCGCTGCTGGACGATACCGAGGACGGCGCACCGGCGGATTCCGCCGCCGCAGATCCTGCGACAACGGACGAAACGATCGAACAGAGCGGTGCCGCGGATCCGCCGTGGGTCGAACAGATGTTCGCCGAAGCGGAAGCCGTCGCGACGCGCAGCCGCACGGGCGAACGCGAAGCGCTGCGCCCCGCAGCGAATCTCGACGATGAGCCCGTGGAGGTCCGCGCAGCGCGCGACGTCGCCGGCGTTTCCGCGTCGAGTGGCGATACGGCGCTCGAACCGCTGTTCATGCCGGCCGCAAGCGGGCGGCCGGCGTGGCAGTACGTGAGCGGCGCCGTGTTGCTCGCACTGCTGCTCGTCGTCCAGCTGCTGCACTACAACCGGCAGAGCCTGGCGTTGAGTCCGACACTCGGGCCCGCCGCCTCGAAGGTCTATGGGTGGTTTGGCGTGGTGCTCGTGCCGCGCTGGGACCTGCTGGCGTATTCGGTGAAGCAGCTCGGCGCCGATGCCGAGGGCAGCGATGGCACACGCCTGCGGGTGCGGCTGTCGGTACATAACGAGAGCTCGCGCGTGCAGCCGCTGCCGCTGGTGCGCCTCACGCTGCGCGACCGCTACGGTAACGCCGTGGCGACGCGCGACCTTACCCCGCGGGACTATCTGCCACCGCGGGCTGCGGATCAGCGGCTGCTCGAGCCGGACCAGCGCATCGATGCTGAATTACACGTTATCGACCCGGGCAAAGCCGCCATCGGCTTCGAGATCGACGCCTGCCTGCGCGACGAGAGCGGCGCTATCGGTTGTGCGAACGACGCCCGGCGCCGCTCCGCGGGCTGA